The Juglans regia cultivar Chandler chromosome 6, Walnut 2.0, whole genome shotgun sequence genome contains the following window.
AAAATACAAGGCCATAACCTTGAAAATTGTTTCAAAGCAGGCAATGCACAACCTCCGCTTTGCACTTATTGTCACTTAACAGGTCATGTGGCTGATAAATGATATAAACTTCATGGGTATCCACTTGGGCATAAATTTCATGCTAAAAATAACTCTCCCAATTTTTCATCTGCTCATCTCACCTCAGTTGAACCAGTAGCATCTGCAGATGAGAAACTGGCATTTACAAAGGACCAATATCAGCAACTATTGTCTTTATTGCAGACAAATGAGGCCTCCATTGCCAACCACTCAGTTAGCACTGTCCAAACAGATTGTTCTTCTCCATCTCTCATGAATGGTACTCATTTTTGCCTCACTTCATCTACTCAAGCACACAACAAAGCACATCAAACACCATGGATAATTGACACTGGTGCTACAGACCACATGGTCTGTAACACATCTTTTCTCTCAGCCATAACTTCCAATGTCTCTTTTGTGGTCAGACTTCCCAATGGTAGCACAGCACCTGTTTCTCACATAGGCACTGTCAAACTCACCAACACCTTGGTATTACAAAATGTGCTATGTGTTCCACCTTTCAATTTTAACttgattttagcaaaacaaTTGACTAACTCTCTCTCTTGTTGCTTCCTATTTTTCTCACAATTTTGCTTTATTCAGGACCTTTTATCATGGACCACGATTGGCATGGGTGAGATAAAGAATGGTCTATATCATTTGGTTACTGCTGCAGTTCCACCAACAgctcttcttcatcattttcttgttCCTCTATCTTCAAGTTTTTCTGTTTCCACTACTTTCAACAATGTTGATTCCATTTAAGATATTTGGCATTGTAGAATGGGCCACACACCCATTTCAAAATTACATGTAATTTCGGAGTCCTCTATCAAAAATCACTTATCTTCTATTTCTAGTGATAAACCTTGTCTTATATGTCCAATTGCTAAGCATCATAGACTTCCTTTTCCCATTAGCACtcataaaagcaaaaaaatatttgagcaCATAcactgtgacatttggggaccCAACTCAATTACAGTTTATGATGGTTCCAATTACTTTCTAACCATTGTAGATTATTTTTCTAGAAGTACTTGGATCTATTTACTCAAAACCAAGTCACATACTAGGCCTTGTATAGAAGCTTTCTACAACTTAGTAGAAACTCAGTTTTCTACCAAAGTTCAAATTTTAAGAAGTGATAATgaacttgaatttcaaatgacagatttcttcaataaaaaaggAATTATACACCATAAAACCTGTGTGGAgactccacagcaaaatggcATTCCAGAGAGAAAGTACCAACATCTCTTAAATATTGCTCGAGCCATAAAAATACAGTCCAATCTCCCACAAAAATATTGGAGTGACTGCATTCTTACTGCAACCTACATTATTAATAGGGTTCCTAGTCCATTGCTGTCCAATAAAACACCATTCGAGCTCTTGTTTAATTTCCCTCCCACTTATTCACACATGAGAATTTTTGGTTGTTTATGTTTTGCCTCAACCCTatctcaaaacagaaaaaagtttGATCCTCGAGGCAGGAAATGCATTTCCTTGGCTATCCTTTTGGAGTTAAAGGATATAAACTACTTGATCTTGACACCAATGCAATTTTTCTTTCTAGAGATGTCACCTTTTATGAGAATATCTTTCCTTTTCatcatcaaaattttttctcacCCACTTCCTAGCTACCAGTTTTTAATGATCCTTCATTTTCTCCTTCATATTCTTCTAATCATATCCCTTTACCTTCTCTGACTTCTCCTCAAACAACCATCAATTCTATCTTCTCCATTATCACCTCCATCCCCTGCCCCTAACTCCTCCTCTCCACCTGCTCTCAGAAGATCAACAAGAACCAGAAGAGCTCCTCAATATCTTCAAGATTTTCACTGTCAGCAGATTTCTTCTATCTCACCTATTCAATCACTGGTTTCATTACCTCCTTCCTCAGGTATTTCATTCCCTATATCTGCATCTCTTTCTTATGATAAATTATCACCTACTTTTCCATTCTTTTCTGCCACAATCTCTTCACACACTGATCCCACAACTTATAAACAAGCTGTTAAAGACTCTGACTGGTGTAAGGCAATGGAGACTGAGATTGAGGCTCTAGAAGTAAACAAAACCTGGGTCCTCACTGATTTACCCCTGGAAAAATTCCCATTGACTGTAAATATGTCTACAAAACTAAATACCACTCAAATGGTACTGTTGAGAGAAAAAAGGCTAGGTTAGTTGCTAGAGGTTTCACTCAACAAGAAGGTATAGACTACCATGAGACTTTTTCACCCGTTGTGAAAATGGTTACTGTCAGAACCCTTCTTGCATTAGCAGCAATCAAAGGATGGCACCTTCAACAGTTTGATGTAAACAATGCTTTCCTCCATGGTGACCTCCAAGaaagaaatctatatgaaaagacCCCTTGGCTATCACAAAGGCTCTCCAAATCAAGTATGCAAACTGCTCAAAAGCctttatggcctcaaacaagcttCACGCCAATGGTATGACAAGTTTTCTCACTCCCTCATTCAGTTGGCTTCATTCAATCTAAGGCAGATTATAGCCTTTTTACTTATAGAAATGGTGACATTTTCACAGCCCTTCTagtctatgtggatgacataGTCGTGGCTAGTAATTCTCttcattctatttctgttctaAAAGCTTTTCTCAATCACCATTTTAAAATCAAAGACCTTGGGCCCTTAAGatattttcttggcattgagGTTGCAAGATCACCATCTGGTATCCAcctttgtcaaagaaaatataccTTAGACATTCTTGCAGATTCTGGTCATTTAGCCTCCAAACCTTTAAAAATCCCAATGGATCAAAATCACAAACTTAGCAAGTCCTCTGGTCTTCCTATACCTGATCCCACTGTTTATAGGCGCCTCATAGGCAGATTGCTATACCTAACATTAACTAGACCAGATATCTGCTATCCCACTCATGTTCTTAGTCAATTTTTagatcatcccacttccactcaccTTGCAGCAGCCTACAAAATTCtcagatatattaaaaatgctCCTGGCCAAggcatttttttatcttcaacaTCTTCAATCCACCTTAAAGGATATTGTGACTCAGACTGGGCATCTTGCCCTGACACAAGAAAATCTATCACTAGTTATTGCATCTTCTTAGGCCACTCCctcatttcttggaaatcaaaaaAACAAACTGTTGTATCTAGATCTTCTGCTAAGGCAGAATATCGTGCTATGGCCTCCATCTCCACAGAATTTACTTGGCTTAGACAACTTTTTTCTGACCTCTCTATACTTCATCCACAAGCGGCTGACTTatattgtgacaatcaagctGCAATTCATATAGTAGCCAATCCTATTTTCCATGAGAGAACCAAACATATCGAAGTAGACTGTCACCTTATCAGAGACAAAATTCTTGAAGGCAGCATCAAGACTGCTCATGTTTCAACAAATTCTCAACTTGCTGACATATTCACAAAATCCTTACCCTCTTATCTTCTGTACTTACACctgtccaagatgggaatagtaaatttatattctccatcttgcgggggggtaTTGGAGCAGCATGCATCACCTACTTCCACTACCTTGGAGCTGCAGGATCAGAATAATTCCCTCACTCGTGGTAACAACCCTGCACCAGATTTGCTGCAGCACGCACCACATTCAGCACCAGCAAGTGAAGATTCCtttgtaaataaattactaGAAAGTCCTTCAAATGGATGAGGTGTCATGTACTTTTCtgtatttacaaaattagtCAGTAAATTGTACAAATATTTCTATTCCTAGTCTGTTAGAttacttgctatatatatagatagcagTACCTTGTAAAGAATATACGGAATGAATGAAAGATAGTTGCATTTTTCATCAACTTTTCACTCTTGGCAATCCTTCCTTctatccttcttcttcttcttctattttttgcttttctttttattcttacaATGGCCTTGCGAGCAGCTTATGATGTGTTCTTGAGTTTTAGAGGTGAAGATGTTCGACAAAactttatttctcatctatatGATGCTTTGTGTCAAAAGGGAATCAATACTTACATTGATAAACATCTTGAAAGAGGGAAGGAAATTTCACCAGGACTTCTCAAAGCTATTGGGGAGTCAAGGATTTCGATTATCGTTCTTTCTGAAAACTATGCATCATCCACGTGGTGTTTAGACGAGCTGACGAAGATTCTCGAGtgcaaagaaaagaaacaacaaattgTTATACCAGTATTTTACAAAGTGGATCCATCAATAGTACGGAACCAAAAGGAAAACTATGGAGAGGCATTGGCCAACTACACAGACAAGTTGAATGATGATACGAAGGTGGATAGCTGGAAGTCTGCACTGAAAGAATTGGCCAATTTGTCTGGGTTCCATTTAAAGAAGGATGGGTATTTGAACCACTCTAATGCCTTTCAACTAAGATTTtcgaatatttattttatatcctcATACATCTAAATCATAGATACATACACGTGCGTGGCTAtgtatgtttgtgtgtgtgtgtgtgtgtgatatatatatatatatatgcatgtatgtatattaaCTCCAAACTCTTATTGTTTGTTAATCTCATTGATCTCTGTTtatttttgtgcctttttcttATGTCGTTataatatgataattaattatttctattaaaagGATCGCGTTAgtaatgatcatatataatagcTCTTGTATGTTTAATAATTTCGTAATAAGTATAACCGTTAATAAttcttatttctcttttgaattGATAGGAATGAATCTGAATTTATCCTTAGAATCATTCAATTGGTGgactcaaaaataataaatcaaacgTACTTTGAGGTTGCCAATCATCCAATTGGAGTGGTGTCTCGTGTGCAGCATGTATATTCCCGTTTAAGCATCGGAAAGAATGATATTGTACGTATGGTAGGGATCTTCGGAGTTGGTGGAATTGGAAAGACAACTATTACAAAAGCAGTATATAACAGGATTTCTTCTAAATTTGAAAGTagttgtttcttgaaaaacatCAGAGAAACTTCAAAGAGCGAGTATGGTCTAGTCCAACTGCAAGAGACTCTTCTTTCTAATATCCTAGGAGCATCTTGGGTTCATGATATTGGCTACATTGACAGAGGAATCAATGTGATAAAGAATAGACTTCGTTCTAAAAGAGTTCTTctaattcttgatgatgtggatgagTGGGGACAGTTGAAAGCTTTGGCTGGAAATCGTGATTGGTTTGGTTTAGGAAGTAGAATCATTATAACAACAAGGGATCGAAATTTACTGAGTACTAATGAAGTTGATGCAACATATGAAGTGGAGGAATTGAACAATGATGAAGCTCTAAAGCTATTTAGTTTGTGTGCCTCTGAAAGAGAGAAACCGCTTGATCATAAGTACTTGGAACTTTCCAAACGTATAATACGTTATGCAGGGGGCCTTCCTCTTGCTTTGGAAGTGCTTGGTTTGGATCTACGTGGTAGAAGTATACATGAATGGGAAAGTGCTTTGAAAGAATACAAAAGAATTCCTCACAAGAAGATTCACAAAATACTTAGAATGAGCTATGATGATTTGCGTGAAAGTgagaagaatatttttcttgacatTGCATGTTTCTTTAAGTGAGAGAACGTAGATTATGTTGTGAAAATATTGGATAGTTGTGGTTTAAATCCAAATATTGGAATCAAAAAACTGATGGATAAGTGTCTCATTACCATTGATGCTTGTAATAAATTTGAGATGCATGACTTGCTACAAGATATGGGTAGAGAAATTGTTCAAGAAGAATCACCAGCAGAGCCCGGTGGACGCAGTAGATTGTGGTATCATGAAGATATTCGCCATGTACTTGAAGAAAATACGGTAAGAATAACttccaaaagagaaaatatacttacaaccgtgaattgtgtaaccaccgcgtaatcactttgaaaaaaatgaataaaacatgagatccacatgaaaaaaattaattttttaatagtgaaccccactttttttcaaagcgattacgtggTGATTACGCACTTCataattgtatgtagaattactcaaataattataagaaaaatatacatttttctaATTGGTTTCACTGCAACATAAATGAATTTTGTGGACAAAGTTTTTGGTTGCAAAAAATCCGTATTTTCTTGTAAATTACCAAATATGCttaaactaaaatcatttttggTAATTTAAGCATATTTGGTAATTTACAAGAAAATACGGATTTTTTGCAACCAAAAACTTTGTCCACAAAATTCATTTATGTTGCAGTGAAACCAATtagaaaaatgtatatttttcttataattattttcgaGTAAATGGTGAtcatgaagaaatgcatttttTGTAAGTGCATATATTACAATTCTAGCAGTTACTGAACTATTATATAGAGGATTTAATGCTTTACTGTATTGTCTCACCATGCAGGGAACAAACCAAGTTGAAGGCATACTGATAGATTTACCTAAAGAAGACTTGATACGCTTGAGTTCGGAGGCATTCATGAAGATGAAAAACCTGAGATATTTCATAAATCGTAATGCACGCTTCTCTGAGGCTCCTAGTTATCTTTCTAACGAGTTAAGGGTGCTCAATTGGGTGGAATATCCTTCACAATCGTTGCCATATAGTTTCCATGGAAATAAGCTAGTTGATCTTCGAATAAGTGATAGCCTCTTCAAGGAATTGGGAGTGGGATTGCAGGTACaaccattaattaaaatatttctttccttaattttaattatgttgtaaTCATATTTGAAGTGAACTTTATCTCCAATTTTGCTTTACAGAATTTCCAGAACTTGGCCAGAATGGACTTCTCTCGTTCTGAATTTCTGACAAAAATCCCTAATCTTTCTCGGATTCCAAATTTAGAGTGGTTGGATTTTGCTGATTGTACAAACTTAGTTGAGGTGCATGCTTCTGTTGGATCCCTTAATAAGCTTGAGCATCTCTCATTTGCCCGTTGCACTAAGCTTACCAGTTTGCCAACAAGCCTCAAGTTTAGGTGTCTTAAATTCCTCGCCATTGAAGGTTGCTTAAGACTTCAAAATTTCCCTGAAATCGAGTTTGAAAGGGAATGTTTAAGGAAGCTTAGTTTAGCATACACAGATATAAAAGAATTGCCTTTATCCATTAGGCACTTCTCTGGGCTTGAAGTATTAGATCTAAGTGGCTGCAAAAATCTTGTGCATCTCCCGACTGGCATTCTTCGATTTCAACATCTGAACGCTCTTCATCTCACTGGCTGTTCAAAACTTGTTTTTGTTCCAAATATGTTGAAGGATGATTACTGCTCAATAGACCTTCCGGAGCTGGAATGTTTGGATCTTGAAAATTGTCACCTGCCAGACCCAGATATCCTGATGAGCTTCAATGGCTACTTTACTCTGCAGCGTTTAAATCTATCAGGGAGTGATGTTATTAGGCTTCCTAAAAGCTTGAACAagtttgatgagttgaggaccCTTGAGTTAAAGAATTGCaagaaacttcaagaaattccTGCACTGCCACCAAAAATAGAAGTCGTAGATACAACTGGATGCATGTCATTGGAAAGATTTCCAGATGTATTAAAAATACTGCACTTCTTTAAAAGTCAACCACGAGACCAACGATGGACTAATCTGGCACAAAATTCCAATGAGGTATCTATCTTGCTCATTCGTCTCTTTCTTATTTGATATATTGGttgttttgttgaaatttattgatatatttttgttttgagatgagatgggttgaaaatatttgtttttgtatccaaacgggacccaaatgaagaaaaaaaagactaattttactcttttttatgaGCATCTTCTGTTTCATTTATGAACAGTTTTTAATGATATGCAGATTTTGAAGagacattaatttttaatattttgaatgtGATTAATATCTTCTGGaaactcaaatattataaaaaattactcaaTTTGGAAAATATTAGCACTCTAGATGTGAGTTTGCTAATAAATGTTGTATATGTTGTTGCATCCTAAAGCATTTCGACATATGAGAAGACTAGAGTCTTTATAAATCGTAATGCACGTCTTTATAAATCGTAATACGTTTTTCTTGCGGACCCAATTATCTCTCCgagaaattaaaatcttatttgttttcaggaaacatcccatctcatttcatcattacaactttttcaaatcttcacataaaataaaataaacaattcaactttttcaaatcccaaaacaaaaataaaataaacaattcaattttttcaaatcctaaaacaaaaataatattaaaaaatatattctaataatattttattcaattttttaattttaatctcaactcatctcatctcatcactgAAAACAAAAGAGCCCTAAGAGTACTTGATTGGCCTCAATATCTTGGAGAGTCTTTGCCACGTAATTTTCAAGGAAAGAAACTCATTATTTTGAGAATGCGTGATAGCCTGGTAAAGGAGTTGGGGGATGGATTGAAACCCAAAATACGTacacaattataatcatcatcaataatttttttattctttgaattATGTAGTAAAGTCCATTaaacttttcctctttttcttttacagaatTTGACGACCATGACTTTCTATGATTGTGAATTCTTAGAAAAGATTCCGGATCTTTCAAGcatctcaaatttgaagaaattgcgACAAAATGCATGTGAATATATGGAATGATAAAGTGCAAAATCCATTATTGTGGAAGGTATGTATGTAAGTGTGATCTCATTTTTAATAGTATGCATGTATtgcttaaattaaattaaattaaattaaattgatgatgatatttAACGTTTAACAGGGAGTCTATGAATATGATGCTACTTTGTTTCCAGAAAATCAGATTCCAGAGTGGTTGAGttatgttcatgagtttttaaaagataatgatGATGGCAGGcggaggaaaaaagaagagtgGGTAATAGATATTGAGGGGCCACACTATTTGGAGGAGATAAGCGGAGTTGTATTATATCTCGTAATGTTTTTGAAAGATACTTCAAGCTGGACTGGTGGTAAGTGTGATGCTAAGATAACCACTAACGGCTCAAATCATGTATGTTGTATTAAAGGAGTACAATTGCTTAATATGGATTGGTTCAACTCAACGGAAAAGACGCCTGGATATATTGTATGGGTGGGGTACTCTAATTTACAATCTTTTGAACTAAAGGTTTTGGACAATTTGCGAGTTCAATTTGATAGTTTCCATGGGGGAAGGTGCCGTATTATAAAAGTTGCAGAGCCAAAGTGGTATACAGGTGAgagcaaacaaaaaaagaaaaatggatgaaGAAAGTAAGTCGCCCCTGCTCTTCTGATTTTCAAGTAATATTCGATATCCTTCTCTTtgagtattatatttttttccctttctttttcattttgtacaTTTAATTTTGAATCTTGGATGATGATTTAGTTATAGCCATTTCATAGTCGATTCCATGGTGCTTGTTTAAAGCATCACATTGTATTCTTTTTGAAGAATACCAAAATAGCTACATTTTGGTATTCTTTTTTGCACTTAAATTGGTattcttcaatttttgttttctattcctCTGTTGTCTCAGAAACCAAACTGTGTATGGAGAGAGAGACGCATGCGCATGAGGAGATTGAATCAGAGCAATGAATGAAGTTTGGAGTGTACTTTTGCCTTCCGACTGGTAATATTCTTTTGGGCTTTTCCATGTTTGCAGCATTGGGGCCTTACCACCCACTATTGATGCTACAATGAATGAGAACAAGTTTGTGCAGGGCAACCCAATATCAATCAGAGCAATGAATGTGTGGAATGAATGCAGCATTTGAGCCTTACGACCCACTATTGATATTGCTGCAATGACATTGAGCTCCGTCCAGCATTTCACTGagaacaagtttatttttcgGAGAAAGCAAACCAGGCATCAAGAATACGAACTGAGTACTCATTATACAGAGCCAAAATTCGGTATTTTATCTGACcgctaattattaaaaataatttaacattttattatattttattttttatggtaagTCAAGTAGCACCCATATATACAATGCAAGTATATGTATGGTTTTGGTCTGAGTTTTGCAGCATTTGTGTAATCTGGCAAAGGCATTTAAATGTTAGATATCAAGCTTGTTGCTTTACTCTGCAAGAcctctttttcattattttttctagtGATACGGTCACTTTGTATATGCAATTCTGGCTATTGAGTCTATGTGGTAAattcctttcaaattttttgtcttttttaaccGAGTGTGACAACTATAACTTCAAAATTGGTATTCTTCTGACTGAAAAATGTGATGTCTTACTTGCTTTAGAGTCGGGAAGGAATTCTTGACTTTAGGTTTCTCAAGTTTGCTGTTGATAAGATTATGagtattcttttatatttttggagaaATCAAACCAGGTATCGAATATAGGAATTGAGTACTCataataattttgttcttttttaattaaataaacatgCACCGTATGGGAATTTTAGAGTTTGGATACTTCTTTATCAATTTCCAGACGAGGGAATAGCACAGAATGATTTTCATGATCATCTTTTCCAACAAGCATCTGTGCTAAAACAGAGTAAAGCCAATTGCTGTGGGACcaattaattgatcattttaatttaaagttctATCTTTGTGGTATATTCTcatctatgaaaacaaacgaggcgtCTCTTATGCCTACTGTTGGAGAAACGGGACAGTTGGtaggagtatagaccatgtggctTGGCCTATACTCCAACCAACCATCCCAAGCATAGACTAAagcattttgaaaattaatccAAAGCCATATCAAACAGAACAATCAGCAAAACAAGCCATTTCACACCATGTTGataacaatttatattttagtataatGACTTTATCATAGAGCTATATATACTCTAGCAATGAAATCTGATCTTGAAGAATTAATTTGACCTTTTTGGTTCTGGGACACTGTCTGcaaaaacaatttaaacttCCTCGTTTTTAGAAGATTTAAAACTAGTTGATACAGAGTAGTTAAGGATCCGCTATGGGAATCTAATAGGCATTTTGGGGTTTTCTTAAGGGTATGAAGGCTGCAGCCAAATAATGTTGA
Protein-coding sequences here:
- the LOC109020695 gene encoding uncharacterized protein LOC109020695, with protein sequence MHVNIWNDKVQNPLLWKGVYEYDATLFPENQIPEWLSYVHEFLKDNDDGRRRKKEEWVIDIEGPHYLEEISGVVLYLVMFLKDTSSWTGGKCDAKITTNGSNHVCCIKGVQLLNMDWFNSTEKTPGYIVWVGYSNLQSFELKVLDNLRVQFDSFHGGR